Proteins from a genomic interval of Burkholderia cepacia GG4:
- a CDS encoding cytochrome c oxidase assembly protein: protein MNVLYWLDPWEPSPTVVIAVLTAAVLFARGVKKAQVSPLRQFSFWLGLTALYIALHTRLDYFFEHEFFMHRAQHLVLHHLGPFFIALAYPGAAIRAGIPFRWRQRFVRPALAWAPVRATLDVVFHPVVAVVLFVGLIYFWLLSPIHFIAMLDWRLYRVMNWSMVIDGLLFWWLVVDPRPAPPARLSPGRRILIVVAAIPPQLALGALIFFTPHELYPIYSICGRAFTWLSPLRDQQIGGLLLWIPGSMMSVIGALIALRHWLRLSARGRLIEERAAAPRTERPSVTRAAH, encoded by the coding sequence ATGAACGTCCTGTACTGGCTCGATCCGTGGGAACCGTCGCCGACCGTGGTCATCGCGGTGCTGACGGCCGCCGTGCTGTTCGCGCGCGGCGTGAAGAAGGCGCAGGTGTCGCCGCTGCGGCAGTTCTCGTTCTGGCTCGGGCTGACGGCGCTGTATATCGCGCTGCATACGCGGCTCGACTACTTCTTCGAGCACGAATTCTTCATGCATCGCGCGCAGCACCTGGTGCTGCACCACCTCGGGCCGTTCTTCATCGCGCTGGCATACCCGGGCGCGGCGATCCGCGCGGGCATTCCGTTTCGCTGGCGGCAGCGCTTCGTGCGCCCCGCGCTCGCGTGGGCGCCCGTGCGCGCGACCCTCGACGTGGTGTTCCATCCGGTCGTCGCGGTCGTGCTGTTCGTCGGGCTGATCTATTTCTGGCTGCTGTCGCCGATCCACTTCATCGCGATGCTGGACTGGCGTCTCTATCGCGTGATGAACTGGAGCATGGTGATCGACGGGCTGCTGTTCTGGTGGCTCGTCGTCGATCCGCGTCCCGCGCCGCCCGCGCGGCTGTCGCCGGGCCGCCGGATCCTGATCGTCGTCGCGGCGATTCCGCCGCAGCTCGCGCTCGGCGCGCTGATCTTCTTCACGCCGCACGAGCTGTATCCGATCTACTCGATCTGCGGACGCGCATTCACGTGGCTCAGCCCGCTGCGCGACCAGCAGATCGGCGGCTTGCTGCTGTGGATTCCGGGTTCGATGATGAGCGTGATCGGCGCGCTGATCGCGCTGCGGCACTGGCTGCGGCTGTCCGCGCGCGGCCGCTTGATCGAAGAGCGGGCGGCCGCCCCGCGTACGGAGCGCCCGTCGGTGACGCGCGCCGCCCACTGA
- a CDS encoding GNAT family N-acetyltransferase: MTASAPAASPSAADLDWRWKSFDALTAREIYSILEARSAVFVVEQNCVYRDIDDADQAAWHLAAYDPAGRLAGYLRVLLPDARNTDVRIGRVLTTAAFRGAGLGNALLSNALEHIRAQWPDTPVSLHAQAHLQRFYGAFGFTPSSDVHDEDGIPHVWMSSARG; encoded by the coding sequence ATGACCGCTTCCGCACCCGCCGCATCCCCGAGCGCCGCCGATCTCGACTGGCGCTGGAAATCCTTCGACGCGCTGACGGCGCGCGAAATCTATTCGATCCTCGAAGCGCGCAGCGCCGTGTTCGTCGTCGAGCAGAACTGCGTGTATCGCGACATCGACGATGCGGACCAGGCTGCGTGGCACCTGGCCGCGTACGATCCGGCGGGCCGCCTGGCCGGCTACCTGCGCGTGCTGCTGCCGGATGCGCGGAACACCGATGTGCGCATCGGCCGCGTGCTAACGACCGCCGCGTTTCGCGGCGCGGGCCTTGGCAACGCGCTGCTGTCGAATGCGCTCGAGCACATCCGCGCGCAGTGGCCGGACACGCCCGTGAGCCTGCATGCGCAGGCCCACTTGCAGCGTTTCTACGGGGCCTTCGGCTTCACGCCGAGCTCGGACGTGCACGACGAGGACGGCATTCCGCACGTCTGGATGAGCAGCGCGCGCGGCTGA
- a CDS encoding pirin family protein: protein MKKIQGVYSAPRGHWVGDGFPVRSMFSYQSHGTHLSPFLLLDYAGPANFEPASAPRGVGQHPHRGFETVTIVYDGEVAHRDSTGAGGVIGPGDVQWMTAASGILHEEFHSEEFTKRGGPLEMVQLWVNLPAADKMGAPGYQTVLDADIPVVELPDGAGRARIIAGELDGRRGPARTHTPIDVWDVRLVAGGHARFPVPEGRTLAVVVLNGTLMVNGDTVAREAQFVQLSRDGRDVEIEANSDAKLLILSGEPIDEPVVGYGPFVMNSQEEIRTAIDDFNSGRFGRMPA from the coding sequence ATGAAGAAGATCCAGGGTGTTTACAGTGCGCCGCGCGGCCATTGGGTCGGCGACGGTTTCCCGGTGCGCTCGATGTTCAGCTATCAGTCTCACGGCACGCACCTGAGCCCGTTCCTGCTGCTCGACTACGCGGGACCGGCGAACTTCGAGCCGGCTTCGGCACCGCGCGGGGTGGGCCAGCACCCGCACCGCGGGTTCGAAACGGTGACGATCGTCTATGACGGCGAAGTCGCGCACCGCGACTCGACCGGCGCGGGCGGCGTGATCGGCCCGGGCGACGTGCAGTGGATGACCGCCGCGAGCGGGATCCTGCACGAGGAATTCCACTCGGAGGAATTCACGAAGCGTGGCGGTCCGCTCGAGATGGTGCAGCTGTGGGTGAACCTGCCCGCCGCTGACAAGATGGGTGCGCCCGGCTACCAGACGGTGCTGGACGCGGACATCCCGGTGGTCGAACTGCCGGACGGCGCAGGTCGGGCGCGGATCATCGCGGGCGAACTCGACGGGCGGCGCGGCCCGGCCCGTACGCACACGCCGATCGACGTGTGGGACGTGCGGCTCGTGGCAGGCGGTCATGCGCGGTTCCCGGTCCCCGAAGGTCGGACGCTTGCGGTGGTCGTGCTGAACGGCACGCTGATGGTGAACGGCGATACGGTTGCCCGCGAAGCGCAGTTCGTGCAACTGAGCCGCGACGGCCGCGATGTCGAGATCGAAGCGAACAGCGACGCCAAGCTGCTGATCCTGAGCGGCGAGCCGATCGATGAGCCGGTCGTCGGATACGGGCCGTTCGTGATGAACTCGCAAGAGGAAATCCGGACCGCGATCGACGATTTCAACAGCGGCCGCTTCGGCCGGATGCCGGCCTGA
- a CDS encoding copper chaperone PCu(A)C translates to MKTTLKTFALLAALCTGAHAYAAGAITAQNAWVRWLPNQLPAGGYVTLVNTGDKPVDLVDVDSPDYGMAMLHQTVSNGSTQKMEMVDKLTIPARGKVDIAPGSYHFMLEEPKHAIKPGDTVRLRLKFSDGETVDTPFAVKSPAQAK, encoded by the coding sequence GCCGCGTTGTGCACCGGCGCGCACGCGTACGCCGCCGGCGCGATCACCGCGCAGAACGCGTGGGTGCGCTGGCTGCCGAACCAGCTGCCCGCGGGCGGCTACGTGACGCTCGTCAACACGGGCGACAAGCCGGTCGATCTCGTCGACGTCGACAGCCCCGACTACGGGATGGCGATGCTGCACCAGACCGTGTCGAACGGCTCGACCCAGAAGATGGAAATGGTCGACAAGCTGACGATCCCCGCCCGCGGCAAGGTCGACATCGCGCCCGGCAGCTACCACTTCATGCTCGAGGAACCGAAGCACGCGATCAAGCCCGGCGACACCGTGCGCCTGCGCCTGAAGTTCTCCGACGGCGAAACGGTCGACACGCCGTTCGCCGTGAAATCGCCGGCCCAGGCAAAGTGA